The following coding sequences lie in one Treponema socranskii subsp. buccale genomic window:
- a CDS encoding TolC family protein: protein MVLKKIAALLAAGLCFAGVLSAEELTVDRAVKYALENNISVQKDKITLDALKREKNHSWNGVSPSASVSANMLFPAAGDARQYDYNFSIQGSLNFALSPSIYSSIKSASLNYENGLLTYDEALRSIELNVRSAFYHLLYELEYIELQRRNLETAGQQYEQNSRKYKSGQLSELDMLSSQVKYERLKPTLESAEITFANDSASFKQMLGIDQSTEVVLSGSLADARSFGDISVEVDAEDTPVVRAGKNGVKIARAALLARRFAAWGPTVSAGWTYGKSKTNIANDFSTTNALSIGVSIPLDGYLPWSKGADSVASAADNVKTAELTLENSRTTVAIQIDNYIKQIRQIQSQIASLQANVDLAKKSYDMTKDAYNHGSRDLLSLQTASDSLLNARTDLAQQEYTLITKIINLEYTLGVPFGSLGR, encoded by the coding sequence ATGGTTTTGAAAAAGATTGCGGCGCTGCTTGCCGCCGGGCTTTGTTTTGCCGGAGTCTTGTCTGCCGAAGAGCTGACGGTCGATCGCGCGGTGAAGTATGCGCTGGAAAACAATATCTCCGTACAAAAAGATAAAATTACGCTCGACGCGCTCAAGCGCGAAAAAAATCATTCGTGGAACGGTGTGAGTCCGAGCGCGTCCGTCAGCGCCAATATGCTTTTTCCCGCTGCGGGCGATGCGCGTCAATACGATTACAATTTTTCGATACAAGGCTCTCTCAACTTTGCGCTTTCTCCGTCGATCTATTCGTCTATAAAGAGCGCTTCGCTCAATTATGAAAACGGACTTCTTACTTATGACGAAGCGCTGCGTTCGATCGAACTCAATGTTCGCAGCGCATTCTATCATCTCCTGTATGAACTTGAATATATAGAACTGCAGCGGCGCAATCTTGAAACCGCCGGTCAGCAGTACGAACAAAACTCGAGAAAATATAAAAGCGGTCAGCTTTCGGAACTGGATATGCTGTCGAGCCAAGTAAAATACGAACGGCTTAAGCCGACGCTCGAGTCCGCCGAGATAACTTTTGCCAACGATTCGGCGTCATTCAAACAGATGCTCGGGATCGATCAATCGACCGAAGTCGTGCTTTCCGGTTCTCTTGCCGACGCGCGTTCTTTCGGCGATATAAGCGTCGAAGTCGATGCCGAAGATACGCCTGTTGTCCGCGCCGGAAAAAACGGCGTAAAGATCGCTCGGGCGGCGCTGCTTGCGCGGCGCTTTGCCGCATGGGGGCCGACGGTGAGCGCGGGGTGGACGTACGGCAAATCGAAAACGAATATCGCAAATGATTTTTCTACGACGAATGCGCTTTCGATCGGCGTTTCGATTCCGCTCGACGGATATCTTCCGTGGTCGAAGGGCGCCGACTCGGTCGCATCGGCAGCGGATAACGTAAAGACGGCGGAGCTTACGCTCGAAAACAGCAGGACGACGGTTGCAATTCAAATCGATAATTACATCAAACAGATACGGCAGATACAATCGCAGATCGCATCGCTTCAGGCAAATGTCGATTTGGCGAAGAAGTCGTACGATATGACGAAAGATGCGTATAATCACGGATCGCGCGATTTGCTTTCGCTGCAAACCGCATCCGATTCGCTTTTGAATGCGCGTACCGATCTTGCGCAGCAGGAGTATACGCTTATCACGAAAATTATTAATCTTGAGTATACGCTCGGAGTTCCGTTCGGCTCTTTAGGTCGATGA
- the uxaC gene encoding glucuronate isomerase, with protein MPFMDADFLLKNKTARMLFDACAFEPIFDYHCHLVPKEIAENKRFDNLANLWLGTGGCGDHYKWRMMRACGIDEKFITGDAPPYERFLKWAETIENLIGNPLYHWTHLELQRYFDIAEPLTRASAPVIWEKANALLSDGTVTVKNIFNKFNIYAVGTTDDPADTLEYHKAIASGLAPIGKIATKVMPSFRPDNALHITKPSFASYIGRLAQSAKTDIRSVDDVIEALIKRLDFFVSCGCLCADHGLPYVPFNVQSDKKIQATFEAALGGKAIDDSDAEAYMTKVLASLAEAYAKRNIAMQLHVNVCRNLNSRAFAASGADSGYDAVCDYGVADKLAKFLDFAETRAGLPKTILYSLNPKDYYPFATIMGCFQKAPVRGKMQLGSAWWFCDHKDGMEYQLSVLASIGMLSAFVGMLTDSRSFLSYPRHEYFRRILCNLIGTWVEDGEYPDNKDDIVRIVKDISFGNALRYFSDGK; from the coding sequence ATGCCGTTTATGGATGCCGATTTTTTATTAAAAAATAAAACCGCGCGTATGCTCTTCGACGCATGTGCGTTCGAACCGATTTTCGATTACCACTGTCACCTCGTGCCGAAAGAGATAGCGGAAAATAAACGCTTCGACAATTTGGCAAATCTGTGGCTCGGAACGGGAGGGTGCGGCGATCACTATAAGTGGCGTATGATGCGCGCATGCGGCATCGATGAAAAGTTCATTACGGGAGACGCTCCTCCTTACGAGCGATTTTTAAAATGGGCGGAAACGATTGAAAATCTCATCGGTAATCCCCTGTATCATTGGACGCACTTGGAGCTGCAGCGTTATTTCGATATTGCCGAACCGCTTACCCGTGCGTCGGCGCCCGTCATTTGGGAAAAGGCGAATGCGCTGCTTTCCGACGGAACGGTTACGGTAAAAAATATTTTTAATAAATTCAATATATATGCCGTGGGTACGACCGACGATCCCGCCGATACGCTCGAGTATCACAAAGCAATCGCATCGGGCCTTGCGCCGATCGGAAAGATTGCGACGAAAGTGATGCCTTCCTTCCGCCCCGACAATGCGCTGCATATAACGAAGCCCTCGTTCGCATCCTATATCGGTCGTCTTGCGCAGTCGGCAAAAACCGATATACGCAGCGTCGACGACGTGATTGAGGCTCTTATAAAACGGCTCGATTTTTTCGTTTCCTGCGGCTGCCTTTGTGCCGATCACGGCCTTCCGTATGTGCCGTTCAACGTTCAATCCGATAAAAAAATACAGGCGACCTTTGAAGCCGCACTCGGCGGAAAAGCGATCGACGATTCCGACGCCGAAGCGTATATGACGAAAGTGCTGGCTTCTCTCGCCGAAGCGTACGCGAAACGGAATATCGCAATGCAGCTGCACGTGAATGTGTGCAGGAACCTTAACTCGCGCGCATTTGCCGCTTCGGGCGCCGACTCCGGTTACGATGCGGTCTGCGATTACGGCGTTGCGGACAAACTTGCGAAATTTCTGGACTTTGCAGAAACGCGCGCAGGTCTTCCGAAAACGATATTGTATTCTCTGAACCCGAAAGATTATTATCCTTTCGCAACGATTATGGGCTGTTTTCAAAAAGCGCCCGTTCGCGGAAAAATGCAGCTCGGTTCCGCGTGGTGGTTTTGCGACCATAAAGACGGAATGGAATATCAGCTTTCCGTACTTGCAAGCATCGGCATGCTGAGCGCTTTCGTCGGTATGCTTACGGACAGCAGAAGTTTTTTGTCGTATCCTCGGCACGAATATTTTCGCCGTATTTTATGCAATCTTATCGGTACGTGGGTCGAAGACGGCGAATACCCCGATAATAAAGACGACATCGTCCGTATCGTAAAAGATATTTCTTTCGGCAACGCGCTGCGCTATTTTTCCGATGGAAAATAA
- the uxuA gene encoding mannonate dehydratase — protein sequence MKMTMRWYGTKFDSVTLQNIRQVPGIAGVITTLYDIPAGELWPLERIKAIKKEVEDAGLQICGIESVNIHDDIKIGLPSRDGYIDAYIKTLEHLGQCGIDMVCYNFMPVFDWTRTDLAKKRADGSTVLAYDQKVVDSIDPEKFIEGTDKSSNGFIMPGWEPERLAHVKELFEKYKDVDNEKLFNNLVYFLKAIRPVCEKYDIKMAIHPDDPAWPVFNLPRIITGKEAILKMLHAVDAPFNGLTFCTGSLGTNPQNDLPGIVRACKGRIHFAHVRNLHHYAPGVFEEAAHLSSDGSFDMYEIVKALYETGFSGPIRPDHGRMIWGEKAMPGYGLYDRALGVAYINGLWEAIEKNETH from the coding sequence ATGAAAATGACGATGCGCTGGTACGGAACGAAATTCGATTCCGTCACACTGCAAAACATCAGGCAGGTGCCCGGAATTGCGGGTGTTATCACAACCTTATACGATATTCCTGCCGGCGAATTATGGCCGCTTGAAAGAATCAAAGCGATTAAAAAAGAAGTCGAAGATGCAGGTCTTCAAATATGCGGTATAGAAAGCGTTAACATTCATGACGATATTAAAATCGGTTTGCCGTCGCGCGACGGCTATATCGACGCGTATATCAAAACGCTCGAGCATCTCGGGCAGTGCGGCATCGATATGGTGTGTTACAATTTTATGCCGGTCTTCGATTGGACGCGTACGGATTTGGCAAAAAAGAGAGCCGACGGTTCGACGGTTTTGGCTTACGATCAAAAAGTCGTCGACAGCATCGATCCCGAAAAATTTATCGAAGGAACCGATAAAAGTTCGAACGGTTTTATCATGCCGGGATGGGAACCGGAGCGGCTTGCGCATGTCAAAGAATTGTTTGAAAAATATAAAGACGTCGACAATGAAAAGCTTTTTAATAATCTCGTATATTTTCTCAAAGCGATTCGGCCGGTATGCGAAAAATACGATATAAAAATGGCGATTCATCCCGACGATCCTGCGTGGCCGGTTTTCAATTTACCGCGCATCATCACGGGCAAAGAAGCGATATTGAAAATGCTGCATGCCGTCGATGCGCCTTTTAACGGGCTTACGTTTTGCACGGGTTCGCTCGGTACGAATCCTCAAAACGATTTGCCCGGCATTGTCCGCGCATGCAAAGGCCGCATTCACTTCGCTCATGTGCGGAACCTGCACCATTATGCGCCCGGCGTCTTTGAAGAAGCGGCGCACCTTTCATCCGACGGCTCTTTCGATATGTATGAAATTGTTAAAGCGCTTTATGAAACGGGATTTTCCGGACCGATCCGTCCCGATCACGGGCGTATGATTTGGGGTGAAAAAGCTATGCCCGGTTACGGTTTGTACGACCGCGCGCTCGGCGTTGCATATATCAACGGATTGTGGGAGGCGATTGAAAAAAATGAAACTCACTGA
- a CDS encoding mannitol dehydrogenase family protein: MKLTERGIADTHAWKGYALPKFDRAKMIAATKKNPTWIHFGAGNIFRAFQAMLAQELLEKNLTDTGIIVAEGFDLDIIDKAYRPYDNLSLLVTLKSDGSITKTVAASVAESYKCDSSFPDDWNALAEIFRSKSLALVTFTITEKGYAVKNSDGNFLPAYCADFEAGPDKAKMFLSRLCALLYGRYLHADKHPVALVSTDNCSHNGEKLQAAVRAIAGEWQKRGFVDEGFIDYISSPESVSFPWSMIDKITPRPDAGVQAQLKADGFEDAEIIVTDKHTYTASFVNAESPQYLVIEDAFPNGRPPLEKAGVYFTTRDTVNKVERMKVCTCLNPLHTALAIYGCLLGYTLIADEMKDAELNTLVHRIGYDEGLPVVTDPKIIDPKKFIDEVVTVRIPNPFMPDTPQRIACDTSQKLSIRFGETIKAYAADPALGTHKLKYIPLVLAGWCRYLMALDDEGKKFELSPDPLLGRVCPFVEKIELGRTYTAEALDGFLHGLLSDASLFGVDLYAAGLAPLVLEYFGELTAGRGAVRAALKKHIR, from the coding sequence ATGAAACTCACTGAGCGCGGCATTGCCGATACGCATGCATGGAAAGGCTATGCGCTGCCGAAATTCGATCGTGCAAAGATGATTGCGGCGACGAAAAAAAATCCTACGTGGATTCATTTCGGTGCGGGAAATATTTTTCGCGCGTTTCAAGCGATGCTTGCACAAGAGTTGCTTGAAAAAAATCTTACCGATACGGGAATCATCGTCGCCGAAGGTTTCGATTTGGACATTATAGATAAAGCGTACCGGCCGTACGACAATCTGTCGCTGCTCGTTACGCTCAAAAGCGACGGAAGTATTACGAAAACCGTTGCGGCATCGGTTGCCGAAAGTTATAAATGCGATTCCTCTTTTCCGGACGATTGGAATGCGCTTGCGGAAATCTTCCGAAGCAAGTCTCTCGCGCTTGTAACTTTTACGATCACCGAAAAAGGATACGCGGTAAAAAATTCCGACGGAAATTTTCTTCCCGCATACTGCGCCGATTTTGAAGCGGGTCCCGATAAAGCGAAAATGTTTTTATCCCGCTTGTGTGCGCTTTTGTACGGCCGCTATCTTCATGCGGACAAGCATCCCGTTGCGCTGGTGAGTACCGACAACTGTTCGCATAACGGAGAAAAACTTCAGGCGGCGGTTCGAGCGATTGCCGGCGAATGGCAAAAACGCGGCTTCGTCGACGAAGGTTTTATCGATTATATTTCATCGCCCGAGTCGGTGAGTTTTCCGTGGAGCATGATCGATAAGATTACGCCGCGTCCCGATGCCGGCGTGCAGGCGCAGCTTAAAGCCGACGGTTTTGAAGACGCCGAAATAATCGTCACCGACAAACACACGTATACCGCTTCTTTCGTAAATGCGGAATCTCCGCAGTATCTCGTCATCGAAGACGCGTTCCCGAACGGGCGTCCGCCGCTCGAAAAAGCGGGCGTGTATTTTACGACGCGCGATACGGTAAATAAAGTCGAGCGGATGAAAGTGTGTACGTGCTTGAACCCGCTGCATACGGCGCTTGCGATTTACGGCTGTCTGCTCGGATATACGCTCATCGCGGATGAAATGAAGGATGCCGAACTCAATACATTGGTACATCGCATCGGCTATGACGAAGGGCTTCCCGTCGTCACCGATCCGAAAATAATCGATCCGAAAAAATTTATCGATGAAGTCGTTACGGTACGTATTCCGAACCCGTTTATGCCGGACACGCCGCAGCGCATAGCATGCGATACGTCGCAAAAACTTTCGATCCGCTTCGGCGAGACGATTAAAGCATATGCCGCAGATCCCGCGCTGGGTACGCACAAGCTCAAATATATTCCGCTCGTGCTTGCCGGCTGGTGCCGCTATCTTATGGCGCTCGACGACGAAGGTAAAAAATTCGAATTGAGTCCCGACCCGCTGCTCGGCCGCGTATGTCCTTTTGTCGAAAAAATCGAACTCGGCCGAACGTATACGGCGGAAGCTCTCGACGGATTTTTGCACGGACTGCTTTCCGACGCATCGCTGTTCGGTGTCGATCTTTACGCGGCGGGGCTTGCTCCTCTCGTGCTCGAATATTTCGGCGAATTGACGGCAGGCAGGGGTGCCGTGAGAGCGGCGCTGAAAAAACATATACGCTGA
- a CDS encoding Rpn family recombination-promoting nuclease/putative transposase, which produces MKYTHKPVEELTFTDDFMFGTVMKNQFICKGVIERLLHIKVGKIEYPSLQKTITPFYESKGIRLDVYVSDPDRVFDIEIQTSIPPSLPKRTRYYQSLMDVDNLLRGQSYAELKESYVIFICTQDPFGKGLPVYTFRSVCGEDGSILLDDKSYKVFYNVGAYGKEDEPELSALLQYLCERRATSGFTQRIDALVEKAKRNEKFRSWYMSLNIREDDLRMAGEKIGFERGIRKGRRDGLLQGRRDGIAAGSYQAKRETAKLMAERKYPLSEIRLMTGLSEAEIKKL; this is translated from the coding sequence ATGAAATATACCCATAAACCCGTCGAAGAACTCACCTTTACCGATGACTTTATGTTCGGCACGGTCATGAAAAATCAATTTATATGTAAGGGCGTCATCGAACGGCTCCTGCATATCAAAGTCGGCAAAATAGAATATCCCTCCCTACAAAAAACGATCACTCCGTTTTACGAAAGCAAGGGTATACGCCTCGACGTCTATGTCTCAGACCCCGATCGCGTCTTCGATATCGAAATACAAACGTCGATTCCGCCTTCTCTTCCCAAGCGTACGCGTTATTATCAAAGTCTCATGGATGTCGATAACCTCTTACGCGGCCAAAGCTATGCCGAACTGAAAGAGAGCTATGTCATCTTTATCTGTACGCAGGATCCCTTCGGCAAAGGCTTGCCCGTATATACTTTCCGCAGTGTATGCGGTGAGGACGGCAGTATTCTTCTTGATGACAAATCGTATAAAGTATTTTATAATGTAGGTGCCTACGGTAAAGAGGATGAGCCTGAATTGAGCGCCTTGCTGCAGTATCTCTGCGAGAGGCGGGCGACGAGCGGTTTTACGCAGCGGATTGATGCACTTGTCGAAAAAGCGAAACGGAACGAAAAGTTCAGGAGCTGGTATATGTCGTTAAATATACGGGAAGATGACTTACGCATGGCAGGGGAAAAAATCGGTTTTGAGCGGGGGATACGCAAAGGCAGAAGAGACGGACTCTTACAAGGTCGACGCGACGGTATCGCTGCAGGATCGTATCAAGCAAAGCGAGAAACGGCAAAGCTGATGGCTGAACGCAAGTACCCGCTTTCTGAAATTCGCCTTATGACCGGTCTCTCGGAAGCGGAAATCAAAAAACTGTGA
- a CDS encoding efflux RND transporter periplasmic adaptor subunit: MKKSAMIVIVVLAAALGVVVYAVYSMRRAAVMRGRAPSQTVLTVRTQIAATATLHDYINTNGDIEAVNSVSVYPDIGGKIVSTNVTLGSPVRRGDVIARVDPSEPGSNYALSPVLAPINGSIIKTPLKVGTKVTTSSTITTIGDIASLQITAKIPERYVASLRTGLKAEISLEAYPGVVFGATVTHVSPVLDVSARTKEIVLTFDENDSRINAGMFGKVKLYTRDYGGAVALPSDAVVTKGDKPYLYVVKDDDTVEQREITLGQSVDGVVQVLSGIKEGERVVVEGGQVLSNGAKVRDISNAARGEK, from the coding sequence ATGAAAAAATCGGCGATGATCGTAATCGTTGTACTTGCTGCGGCTTTGGGTGTCGTCGTTTATGCTGTCTACAGTATGCGGCGTGCGGCAGTTATGCGCGGCAGGGCGCCTTCTCAAACGGTTTTGACCGTGCGCACGCAGATTGCGGCAACGGCGACGCTGCACGACTATATCAATACGAACGGCGACATTGAAGCGGTGAACTCCGTTTCCGTGTATCCCGATATCGGCGGAAAAATCGTGAGTACGAACGTAACGCTCGGCTCGCCCGTCAGGAGAGGAGACGTGATCGCTCGAGTCGATCCGTCCGAGCCGGGTAGCAATTATGCCCTGAGTCCCGTTCTCGCTCCGATCAACGGCAGCATTATTAAAACACCGCTTAAAGTCGGAACGAAGGTTACGACATCGAGTACGATTACAACGATCGGCGATATTGCGAGCTTGCAGATCACCGCGAAGATTCCGGAACGTTACGTCGCTTCTCTTCGCACGGGATTGAAAGCGGAGATATCGCTTGAAGCCTACCCCGGCGTCGTGTTCGGTGCGACCGTGACACACGTGTCGCCGGTACTCGATGTCAGCGCGCGCACGAAAGAGATCGTTTTGACATTTGACGAAAACGATTCGCGCATCAACGCCGGTATGTTCGGCAAAGTGAAGCTGTATACGAGGGACTACGGAGGCGCCGTTGCGCTTCCATCCGATGCGGTCGTTACGAAAGGCGACAAACCGTACCTTTACGTCGTTAAAGACGACGATACCGTCGAACAGCGCGAAATAACGCTCGGGCAATCGGTGGACGGCGTCGTGCAGGTTTTGTCGGGCATAAAAGAAGGAGAACGCGTCGTTGTCGAAGGCGGTCAAGTGCTTTCGAACGGAGCGAAAGTGCGCGATATATCGAATGCGGCCCGAGGTGAAAAATGA
- a CDS encoding bifunctional metallophosphatase/5'-nucleotidase produces the protein MKKRILRFAALMVVVFSLISCVETKGAAKGVKQPAVRTAKARGKQSDEVRLTHKLIQKGQAGSDEVTLSFGVTGDVHGRLYAYDYAVCEAVAGAGFVKTYVLAQELRKENPNAVLIDVGDTVQDNSAELFNDLETHPMIQALNYMNYDVWVLGNHEFNFEKEFLARNIRNFNGAVLSANIKNTKDGSDFVLPYQLFNIEGVRVAVVGLVPPHIPMWEASSPSHFKGLEFLDPITVLRETVDSLKGKYDVLVGAFHLGRNGEYGSTGGVIEIAKQIPEFDLIFGGHEHARYANEVDGQNGDKTWIIEPGCYGWALAVGEIKVKKQNNTWKVVSVKAENRETAKVVPDTVMEKEFEFVHDTSVADANEIVGKVTEDFVPRVDYITGEEKVTTMPTIQLEDSALIDLINDVQLYYTKADISSAAAFRSDMNLKKGDFKKKDVAFIYKYSNTLMGINMTGENLLKYMEWSASYYNTAQKGDVTISFNPNVRSYNYDMFEGIDYDIDISQEPGNRIKNVKIKGQSIDPKKVYKLAVNNYRFGTLQSLKLATPQDVYFDSYETMQDAGRIRALIGKYVKDVDKGVISPKVNNNWKIIGFDPDVEGRDKILDEIRAGTIKIPASADGRTPNVKSINIYELNN, from the coding sequence ATGAAAAAGAGAATCTTGCGGTTTGCCGCTCTTATGGTCGTTGTTTTTTCGCTCATTTCCTGCGTTGAAACAAAGGGCGCGGCAAAAGGCGTGAAACAGCCTGCTGTCCGTACCGCAAAGGCCCGCGGCAAGCAATCGGATGAGGTAAGGCTTACTCATAAGCTTATTCAAAAAGGGCAGGCGGGAAGCGATGAAGTTACGCTCAGTTTCGGCGTAACGGGCGACGTTCACGGCAGACTGTATGCATACGATTATGCCGTGTGCGAAGCGGTTGCCGGCGCGGGCTTTGTCAAAACCTATGTGCTCGCTCAGGAGCTGCGCAAAGAAAACCCGAACGCGGTTTTAATCGACGTGGGAGATACCGTGCAGGATAACAGTGCGGAGCTTTTTAACGATCTTGAAACGCACCCGATGATTCAAGCGCTCAACTATATGAATTACGACGTGTGGGTTTTGGGAAATCACGAATTCAATTTTGAAAAAGAATTCCTTGCGCGCAACATACGCAATTTTAACGGAGCGGTGCTGAGCGCGAATATCAAAAATACAAAAGACGGCAGCGATTTTGTGTTGCCCTATCAGCTTTTTAATATTGAAGGCGTGCGCGTTGCGGTCGTCGGCCTTGTGCCGCCGCATATTCCCATGTGGGAAGCGTCTTCGCCCTCGCACTTTAAAGGTTTGGAATTCCTCGATCCGATCACCGTTTTGCGGGAAACCGTCGATTCGCTTAAAGGAAAATACGACGTGCTTGTCGGCGCCTTTCACCTCGGACGCAACGGCGAATACGGTTCGACCGGGGGCGTTATCGAAATCGCAAAACAAATTCCCGAATTCGATTTGATTTTCGGCGGACACGAACACGCCCGCTATGCAAACGAAGTTGACGGACAAAACGGCGATAAAACATGGATAATAGAACCCGGCTGTTACGGATGGGCTTTGGCGGTCGGCGAAATAAAGGTAAAAAAGCAAAACAATACGTGGAAGGTTGTTTCCGTAAAGGCCGAAAACCGCGAAACCGCGAAGGTCGTTCCCGACACGGTTATGGAAAAAGAATTCGAGTTTGTGCACGATACCTCCGTTGCCGATGCGAACGAAATTGTCGGAAAGGTTACCGAAGACTTTGTTCCGCGCGTGGACTATATTACCGGCGAAGAAAAAGTTACGACCATGCCTACGATTCAGCTGGAAGATTCGGCCTTAATCGATTTAATCAACGACGTGCAGCTGTATTACACCAAAGCCGACATATCTTCGGCGGCGGCTTTCCGTTCGGATATGAATTTGAAAAAAGGCGATTTTAAGAAAAAGGACGTCGCTTTTATCTATAAATATTCGAACACGCTCATGGGCATCAATATGACCGGCGAAAATCTTTTAAAATATATGGAATGGTCGGCATCGTATTACAACACGGCCCAAAAAGGCGACGTAACGATTTCGTTTAATCCGAACGTGCGCAGCTACAACTACGATATGTTCGAAGGCATAGACTACGACATCGATATTTCGCAGGAACCCGGCAACAGAATCAAAAACGTCAAAATAAAAGGGCAGAGCATCGACCCGAAAAAAGTCTACAAACTTGCCGTAAACAACTACCGTTTCGGTACGCTCCAAAGTTTAAAACTTGCGACCCCGCAGGACGTGTACTTCGATTCGTATGAAACGATGCAGGATGCCGGACGCATTCGTGCCTTAATCGGAAAATACGTTAAAGATGTGGACAAAGGCGTCATCAGTCCCAAAGTGAATAACAACTGGAAAATCATCGGTTTTGATCCGGACGTCGAAGGGCGCGATAAGATTTTGGATGAAATCCGTGCAGGCACCATAAAGATTCCCGCCTCTGCGGACGGAAGAACACCGAACGTAAAGTCTATCAATATATACGAGTTGAATAACTGA
- a CDS encoding NYN domain-containing protein, whose amino-acid sequence MVDIDEQKKIAVLIDAENIPHNKLPAILEEMAVHGHVITKRAYGDFSSDKLRAWKTVLNENAVLPIQQFSYTQGKNSSDSAMIIDAMDLLYTEKYDTFVLVSSDSDFTKLASRLRESQEYVFGVGEKKTPVSFVNACDEFIYIENLHGVEDSSLPEKIDVAHKRRAKVKRAAPAGGTAAAGATVGVNADGDTMTDKQFRQIYKLLTNAYEKYADDTGWAPVAAAGSLFKRQNPGFDTRDFGFKKLSDLIAYLDDDFEMKGSGLGGRGGNKIYRPVEKE is encoded by the coding sequence ATGGTAGATATAGACGAACAAAAAAAGATCGCAGTGCTCATAGATGCGGAAAATATTCCGCACAATAAATTGCCGGCGATCCTCGAAGAGATGGCGGTGCACGGTCACGTCATCACCAAGCGCGCGTACGGCGATTTTTCGAGCGACAAGCTCCGCGCATGGAAAACCGTTTTAAATGAAAACGCCGTTTTGCCGATACAGCAGTTCAGCTATACGCAGGGAAAGAATTCGAGCGATTCGGCGATGATCATCGATGCGATGGATTTGCTCTATACCGAAAAATACGATACTTTCGTGCTCGTTTCCTCCGACAGCGATTTTACGAAACTCGCATCCCGCCTCCGTGAATCGCAGGAGTATGTGTTCGGTGTCGGCGAAAAGAAAACGCCGGTGTCGTTTGTAAACGCGTGCGACGAATTCATCTACATAGAAAATCTGCACGGCGTTGAAGATTCGTCGCTGCCGGAAAAAATCGATGTCGCGCACAAGCGGCGTGCAAAAGTAAAGCGCGCGGCTCCCGCAGGAGGAACGGCTGCCGCCGGCGCTACAGTCGGCGTCAACGCGGACGGCGACACGATGACCGACAAGCAGTTCCGCCAGATTTACAAGCTGCTTACAAACGCGTACGAAAAGTACGCCGACGATACCGGCTGGGCGCCCGTCGCTGCGGCGGGTTCGCTGTTTAAGCGGCAAAATCCCGGCTTCGACACTCGCGATTTCGGATTTAAAAAGTTGTCGGATTTGATCGCTTACCTCGACGACGATTTTGAAATGAAGGGCTCGGGTTTAGGCGGCCGCGGCGGAAACAAAATATACCGCCCCGTCGAAAAAGAATAA
- a CDS encoding YhbY family RNA-binding protein, with the protein MIELSSKQRKILEKYAQPLQSVVIVGQNGVTEAVEKMTDAALAAHELIKISFNEFKEEKRDLAASLSEACSAVLVRVISNKAILYRPAEKADERKYEKALEKTKVKKSI; encoded by the coding sequence ATGATTGAACTTTCAAGCAAGCAGAGAAAAATTCTTGAAAAATATGCGCAGCCCCTGCAAAGCGTCGTCATCGTCGGACAAAACGGCGTTACCGAAGCGGTCGAAAAGATGACCGATGCCGCACTCGCCGCTCACGAACTTATTAAAATCAGCTTCAACGAATTCAAAGAGGAAAAGCGGGATCTCGCCGCTTCATTGTCGGAAGCCTGCTCCGCCGTTCTCGTGCGCGTCATCAGCAACAAAGCGATTTTGTACCGCCCTGCAGAAAAAGCGGACGAAAGAAAATACGAAAAAGCGCTCGAAAAAACGAAAGTGAAAAAAAGCATTTGA